In the Ipomoea triloba cultivar NCNSP0323 chromosome 6, ASM357664v1 genome, one interval contains:
- the LOC116023485 gene encoding uncharacterized protein LOC116023485, with amino-acid sequence MGGTVSSFKNMVEDEWGLICLKEKLIEIGYTMDDHLRFFSLHENGLQELVQDCEVWDLVNQSCSPKVIEIWIIKGVVGDDSNGEECVGSDSSGEESDSSEDEFISDDLGNDDEEFDKNIDVNAEYGGLGDVEAQHQKQASCSIVACDEINYSDEGSIVDSDGEEKRMKLPKFLKEIEGKCPKFSLGLTFKDKAEFREAVTDYAIKEGKEMKYEKNDKVRCVVKCKHESCPWQVTLRYAKDDKSWRITVFKDKHDGCVRTKKNSMVNSTIVSKRWKQEIKGHLDWKTNQFLAKVCTDDHYTISKKQAWRALTKAKGEINCEAEDYFNRIWSYIKEIERTNPTTTWNVDFSDLLEDGKERFRRMYICWVATRQGFKHCRKIIGLDGCHLKCKTGGQLSTAVGIDGNESIFPVSYAIVEGENKKSWTWFLRLLKKDLHIDAI; translated from the coding sequence ATGGGTGGGACTGTTAGTTCATTTAAAAATATGGTAGAAGATGAGTGGGGTTTGATTTGTTTAAAAGAGAAGCTAATTGAAATAGGGTATACAATGGATGACCATTTGAGGTTCTTCTCTTTACATGAAAATGGGTTGCAAGAATTGGTTCAAGATTGTGAAGTTTGGGATTTAGTAAACCAATCTTGTAGTCCCAAGGTGATAGAAATCTGGATTATAAAAGGAGTGGTTGGTGATGATAGTAATGGAGAGGAATGTGTTGGCAGTGATAGTAGTGGGGAGGAATCTGATAGTAGTGAAGATGAATTCATTTCAGATGACTTAggtaatgatgatgaagagTTTGATAAAAACATAGATGTAAATGCAGAGTATGGAGGATTAGGTGATGTAGAGGCCCAACACCAAAAACAAGCAAGTTGTAGTATAGTTGCATGTGATGAAATAAACTACTCTGATGAAGGAAGCATTGTAGACAGTGATGGTGAGGAAAAACGAATGAAATTGCCTAAGTTTTTGAAGGAGATAGAAGGAAAGTGTCCTAAATTTTCCTTGGGTTTGACCTTTAAAGATAAGGCAGAGTTTAGGGAAGCTGTTACCGACTATGCAATCAAAGAAGGGAAGGAGatgaaatatgaaaaaaatgacAAAGTGAGATGTGTGGTTAAATGCAAGCATGAGAGCTGTCCATGGCAGGTGACTCTTAGGTATGCCAAAGATGACAAGTCTTGGAGGATTACAGTTTTTAAGGATAAACATGATGGTTGTGTTAGGACAAAAAAGAATTCAATGGTGAATTCCACCATTGTTTCCAAAAGATGGAAACAAGAAATCAAAGGGCATTTGGATTGGAAAACAAATCAGTTCTTAGCAAAGGTGTGCACTGATGATCATTACACAATAAGTAAGAAGCAAGCATGGAGGGCACTAACAAAGGCTAAAGGTGAAATCAATTGTGAAGCTGAGGACTATTTCAATAGGATTTGGAGCTACATCAAGGAGATCGAAAGAACAAATCCTACTACTACATGGAATGTGGATTTCAGTGACCTACTAGAGGATGGAAAAGAAAGGTTTAGGAGAATGTATATTTGCTGGGTGGCTACTAGGCAAGGCTTTAAGCATTGTAGAAAAATCATAGGTCTAGATGGTTGTCACCTAAAGTGTAAAACAGGAGGACAGTTGTCGACAGCAGTTGGGATTGATGGTAATGAAAGTATATTCCCAGTTTCTTATGCAATTGTAGAAGGTGAGAACAAGAAATCTTGGACATGGTTTTTAAGATTGCTAAAGAAGGATTTGCATATTGATGCCATCTAA
- the LOC116023484 gene encoding uncharacterized protein LOC116023484 gives MSDKQKGLLPACEIVLPTVKHRFCVRHLHCNMRVAGFTANPIKDGLWKAARACTVNNFRAALQELRNLDEGAFAWLVDKHPSEWSRSHFTRTAQLFESKTKAAEWSGVICPAIVRNIDDIEKQAGGLIGFQCGPMLFEIMGTFSGQYSVDLGSRLCSCRKWDLTGIPCSHAVCAIWIKHGKGPVWHYVDPSYYISTYLKTYDGCIKPMAGFEKWPAIEREPPLPPLYNAKPGRPRKLRKRSAGETRPAGESSKASVYLTRKHVTLHCTICKQSGHNSRKCPQKPTVRPPNQVS, from the exons ATGTCAGATAAGCAGAAGGGTCTCTTACCTGCCTGTGAAATTGTTCTACCAACTGTTAAGCATAGATTTTGTGTTCGACATTTGCACTGTAACATGAGGGTGGCTGGGTTCACAGCAAATCCAATCAAAGATGGCTTATGGAAGGCAGCAAGGGCATGCACAGTGAACAATTTTAGAGCAGCATTACAAGAATTAAGAAATCTTGATGAAGGTGCATTTGCTTGGCTTGTTGATAAGCACCCATCAGAGTGGTCTAGATCCCATTTCACTAGAACAGCTCA GTTATTTGAGTCCAAGACTAAGGCTGCTGAATGGAGTGGAGTCATTTGTCCAGCAATTGTGAGAAACATAGATGACATTGAGAAGCAAGCAGGAGGGTTGATTGGCTTTCAATGTGGTCCCATGCTGTTTGAAATAATGGGGACATTTTCTGGGCAGTACAGTGTAGATTTAGGTAGCAGGTTGTGTTCTTGTAGGAAATGGGATCTAACTGGAATCCCTTGTAGCCATGCAGTTTGTGCAATTTGGATCAAGCATGGAAAAGGACCTGTTTGGCATTATGTGGATCCATCCTACTACATTTCCACATATCTGAAAACATATGATGGTTGTATCAAGCCTATGGCAGGTTTTGAGAAGTGGCCTGCAATAGAAAGAGAACCTCCATTGCCACCACTCTATAATGCCAAACCAGGAAGACCTAGAAAGCTGAGGAAGAGATCTGCTGGGGAGACAAGACCTGCTGGGGAGTCAAGTAAAGCTTCTGTTTACTTAACAAGGAAGCATGTGACTTTACATTGCACTATTTGCAAACAATCAGGCCATAACAGTAGAAAGTGTCCACAAAAGCCAACTGTTAGACCTCCAAATCAGGtttcataa